A genomic region of Lodderomyces elongisporus chromosome 5, complete sequence contains the following coding sequences:
- a CDS encoding uncharacterized protein (MEROPS:MER0018320) yields the protein MSDLKGYIVTLKEDTSDSKAESIKNQIKEAGGKITNEFSLIKGFAVALPAVHADSLSKNHPEIANVEEDKEVHTQ from the coding sequence ATGTCAGACTTGAAAGGATACATCGTTACATTAAAAGAAGACACTTCCGACAGCAAAGCTGAGTCAATTAAGAACCAAATCAAAGAAGCAGGTGGAAAGATCACCAATGAATTCAGTTTGATCAAAGGTTTTGCCGTGGCTTTGCCTGCTGTCCATGCCGATAGTTTGTCCAAAAACCACCCAGAAATTGCCAATGTTGAAGAGGATAAGGAAGTCCACACTCAATAA